A window of Cryptomeria japonica chromosome 3, Sugi_1.0, whole genome shotgun sequence contains these coding sequences:
- the LOC131035616 gene encoding two-component response regulator ARR16, translating to MTREKCCSNTLMNSASPTSQIHVLAVDDCMIDRKIMEKMLKMIFFKVTVVESAARALEVLGVHEDELPASDSNNNLKVNLIITDYCMPGMNGYDLLKKVKETEGLKEIPVVMMSSEDVPQRIKRCLDEGAEDFIMKPLQIADIKKLKNHIKPSRSFCSSTTRKKVPSRRLAGKSSDRRPGLSGIVYA from the exons ATGACCAGGGAGAAGTGTTGCAGTAATACACTCATGAATTCAGCCTCACCCACTTCTCAAATTCATGTCCTGGCTGTGGATGACTGCATGATAGACCGAAAAATCATGGAAAAAATGCTCAAAATGATCTTCTTCAAAG TTACTGTTGTGGAGAGCGCTGCCAGGGCATTGGAGGTGTTGGGGGTCCATGAGGATGAGCTCCCTGCTTCTGATTCTAACAAT AACCTCAAGGTGAATTTGATTATCACAGACTACTGTATGCCAGGAATGAATGGTTATGATCTTCTCAAAAAAGTGAAG GAAACAGAAGGTCTCAAGGAAATACCAGTTGTGATGATGTCTTCTGAAGATGTACCCCAGCGGATTAAAAG ATGTCTTGATGAAGGAGCAGAGGATTTTATAATGAAGCCTCTGCAGATAGCAGATATTAAGAAATTGAAAAATCATATAAAACCATCAAGGTCATTTTGTAGTTCGACCACAAGAAAGAAAGTTCCCTCTAGAAGGCTCGCAGGAAAAAGTTCGGACAGACGGCCTGGTTTGAGTGGAATAGTATATGCTTGA